TTTCCGGGAGCGCAGGCGTCTCGCCTGCTTCGATATCACCCGCTCCCTGACGGTCGCGGCTCTGTTACGCGCCGCTTATCCGCACGCACCGGGCCCGATGGCCCGGCGTGATCTCGATTTCCGGAATCTCGTCGTGGCGGCAGGCGTCGATGACCACCGGGCAGCGCGGCGCAAAGGCGCATCCGGGCAGGCGGTGCGCGGGGTCCGGTACCTGGCCGGGGATCGGCGCGGCGATTCTTCCCTCGTCGAGCGCGTGCACGACCGAAAGCAGCGCGCGCGTGTAGGGATGCGCGGGCGCGCCGAGCACCGCGTCGCGCGTGCCCTCTTCCACGATCTTCCCCGCGTACATCACGGCGATGCGGTCGCACACCTGGCTCACAACGCCGAAATCGTGGCTGATGAGGACAAGCGCGCGATGACCCGCTTCGCAGCGCTCGCGCAGGATGTCGAGCACGCGCGTCTGCACCGTGACGTCGAGCGCGGTCGTCGGCTCGTCGGCGATCACCAGGTCCGGCTCGCCCGCGAGCGCCATGGCGATAAGCGCGCGCTGGCGCATGCCGCCGGATAGCTGAAACGGATACGACTTCGCCGCGCGGTCCGGCTGCGGCAAACGCACATCAGCAAGCAATTCCACCGCGCGCGCCGCGGCCTGTTTGCGGGTCATGCGCAAGTGCGTTGTGAGGACCTCGCCGATCTGCGCGCCGACGGTCATCACCGGGTTCAGGAACGTCATCGGATCCTGAAAGACAAACCCGATCCGCCGCCCGCGCACCCGGCCAAGCGCGCCGTCCGTCATGGCGAGCAGATCGCCCGCGCCGTCGAGCGTCGCGCTACCCGCGACCGACGCGCCGCGCGGCGCGAGGCGGCACGCGCCGCGCATCGTCAGCGACTTTCCGCTGCCGGATTCGCCGACGATTCCCACGCGCTCGCCGCGCGCGATGGACAGACAGACGCCGTCCACGGGCCTTGAAACGCCGGCGGGCGTGTCGAAGGAAACGCGCAGGTTGTCGATGGAAAGCAGAGACACGAAATTGTTTTACCGCAAAGACGCAAAGAAAAATGCAAAGAACGCGAAGATTTTTTCTCGTTGCGTTCTTCGCGTTTCTTCGCGTCTTCGCGGTGAAATATTAATGCGCGGTCGGTTTCCGGTTGCGCGGCGGGAGTTCGTTTTCGGCGATGAGGCCCTTGCGGATGAGCAGGCGTTCGAGCGCCTCCAGGCGCGCTTCGAATGCCGGGCGCATCGGCGTCTCCTCGCTGTCGGAGGAAAGGATGATGAAATCCTCGGAGTCCTCCGGTGCGCCGTCGATGTTGATCCGCTGCTGGAAGTCTTCCTCGCCGTTGGCTTCGCGCAGCTTGCCGTCGGCATAACAATAGTCGATCGCGAGGCGAATGTCGGACTCCGGCGCGATGGCCGCGATGACCTGGCAGCCGCCCGCGAACTCGATCGTGCGCTGCGCGTCCAGGTCCGCGGGGTCCGTCATCGCGACCAGTAGCTTCGGCCGGCCGCCGCCCGCGCGCCGCGCGACGGGGATGAGCCCGTGACGCGCGCAGAAATCCTTCTTGGCGTACGCGAGCGCGTCGATGCGGATGCGGCTGCGCCGCAGATTG
Above is a genomic segment from bacterium containing:
- a CDS encoding ABC transporter ATP-binding protein, which translates into the protein MSLLSIDNLRVSFDTPAGVSRPVDGVCLSIARGERVGIVGESGSGKSLTMRGACRLAPRGASVAGSATLDGAGDLLAMTDGALGRVRGRRIGFVFQDPMTFLNPVMTVGAQIGEVLTTHLRMTRKQAAARAVELLADVRLPQPDRAAKSYPFQLSGGMRQRALIAMALAGEPDLVIADEPTTALDVTVQTRVLDILRERCEAGHRALVLISHDFGVVSQVCDRIAVMYAGKIVEEGTRDAVLGAPAHPYTRALLSVVHALDEGRIAAPIPGQVPDPAHRLPGCAFAPRCPVVIDACRHDEIPEIEITPGHRARCVRISGA